One window of the Salminus brasiliensis chromosome 1, fSalBra1.hap2, whole genome shotgun sequence genome contains the following:
- the LOC140574304 gene encoding leucine-rich repeat neuronal protein 4 produces MLVIFWNSLALPLLLTVISLTLPPLVAPSTSSPWNHSRPSNGIDLDDYSEDYDTAQTAKPLNPVAERCKYDLCQEQQPSCQQLSASTGCSCPGMSGPNELPDPPQLRKLSYEGSRGVVVYWCAPPSTVTHYIVQVEGQKGEIEAGDRKRQMELGEIAAGTEVCVQAVNRAGVSDRAKHSCTRFQPQSSESVLALKLGIIGGVVTLILVLVLALLLWRFRTQRKTLTRTEAGGADRVL; encoded by the coding sequence ATGTTGGTGATTTTCTGGAATTCTCTCGCTCTTCCCCTGCTTCTCACCGTCATCTCACTCACCCTTCCTCCTTTGGTGGCACCGTCAACATCATCACCCTGGAATCACTCTCGCCCCTCCAATGGCATTGACTTGGATGACTACAGTGAAGATTATGATACTGCACAGACAGCCAAACCTTTAAATCCAGTGGCTGAACGCTGCAAGTACGACCTCTGCCAAGAGCAGCAGCCATCTTGCCAGCAACTATCAGCCTCCACAGGCTGCTCTTGCCCTGGGATGAGTGGGCCCAATGAGCTCCCGGACCCCCCACAACTCCGCAAGTTGTCCTATGAGGGCTCAAGAGGAGTTGTGGTATACTGGTGTGCACCGCCTTCCACAGTGACCCACTACATAGTGCAGGTGGAAGGTCAAAAAGGAGAGATAGAGGCTGGCGATAGGAAACGGCAGATGGAATTAGGCGAGATTGCAGCTGGGACGGAAGTGTGTGTCCAGGCGGTGAACAGGGCTGGAGTAAGTGACAGAGCAAAGCACTCGTGTACCCGCTTCCAGCCTCAAAGCTCAGAGTCTGTGCTGGCATTGAAGCTGGGTATCATAGGTGGGGTGGTCACACTTATTTTGGTGCTAGTGTTAGCACTGCTGTTGTGGAGGttcagaacacaaagaaaaactCTGACAAGGACAGAGGCTGGAGGAGCTGACAGGGTGCTCTGA